One window from the genome of Gambusia affinis linkage group LG14, SWU_Gaff_1.0, whole genome shotgun sequence encodes:
- the LOC122844252 gene encoding prolyl endopeptidase-like, with translation MAFRYPEARRDLNQVDDYHGTKIPDPYAWLEDPDSPETMAFVEEQNQLTMPYLEGCAVRARFQQRLTELYDYPKFSCPYKRGSRYFYFHNAGLQNQDVLYVQDSLDAPASVFFDPNSLSEDGTVALKMGRLSEECEYFAYGLSSAGSDWVTLRFLNPVSLAPLPDVLERVKFSCLAWTHDARGVFYNCYPPQDGKADGTETTSNLNQKLFYHRIGTKQSDDVLVAEFPDNPKWHSSVTVSDDGRYAVLSITEGCRPVNRLWYCDLQALPDGIQGLLPWVRLVDDFEAQYSYVTNEGSVFTFRSNLEAPRYRLINIDIQNPDRQNWTTLIPQHEKDVLGFVSCVNQRHLLVNYVHDVKDVLQLFELSSGRLLQQLPLDVGTIAGVSCKKKHSEFFYKFTSFTTPGIIYHCDLSRPDPEPRVFREVEVKGINQEDFLTSQVFYPSKDGTSVPMFLVQARDLKRDGTNPVFLYGYGGFENSIQPYYNVAHLLFVRHLGGVLAVANIRGGGEYGLTWHKAGTLERKQNCFDDFQSAAEFLIRERFTSAGRIAINGASNGGLLVAACMIQRPQLFGCVVAEVGVLDMLKFHKFTIGHAWTSDYGCADDPEQFQWLIKYSPLHNLPEAPYSGPPYPAVLLLTADHDDRVVPLHTLKFCAALQRGVGGSPQQRQPLLLRVDTRSGHGAGKPTAKAILEDTHIFAFIAETLQLDWKD, from the exons ATGGCGTTCAGATACCCCGAAGCCCGGAGAGACCTCAACCAG GTGGATGATTACCACGGAACCAAGATCCCGGACCCGTACGCCTGGCTGGAGGACCCGGACAGCCCGGAAACCATG GCGTTCGTGGAGGAGCAGAACCAGCTGACCATGCCGTACCTGGAGGGCTGTGCGGTCCGGGCCCGGTTCCAGCAGCGCCTCACTGAGCTCTACGACTACCCCAAGTTCAGCTGCCCCTACAAGCGGGGGTCCAG GTATTTCTATTTCCACAACGCGGGTCTCCAGAACCAGGACGTTCTGTACGTCCAGGACTCGCTGGACGCGCCGGCCTCCGTGTTCTTCGACCCAAACTCGCTGTCTGAAGACGGAACCGTGGCTCTGAAGA TGGGCCGGCTGTCTGAGGAGTGTGAGTACTTTGCGTACGGGCTGAGCAGCGCCGGGTCGGACTGGGTCACGCTGCGCTTCCTGAACCCGGTCAGTCTGGCGCCGCTGCCCGATGTTCTGGAGCGGGTCAAGTTCAGCTGCCTGGCCTGGACCCACGACGCCCGCGGCGTTTTCTACAACTGCTACCCGCCTCAGGACGGCAAGGCTGACG GCACCGAGACCACGTCCAACCTCAACCAGAAGCTCTTCTACCATCGGATCGGAACCAAACAGTCCGACGACGTTCTGGTGGCCGAGTTCCCGGACAATCCCAAATGGCACAGCTCTGTTACG GTCTCGGATGACGGCCGGTACGCGGTTCTGTCCATCACCGAGGGCTGCCGACCCGTCAACCGGCTCTGGTACTGCGACCTGCAGGCGCTTCCGGACGGGATTCAAG gtcTGCTGCCGTGGGTCCGGCTGGTGGACGACTTCGAGGCGCAGTACTCCTACGTGACCAACGAGGGCAGCGTGTTCACGTTCCGCTCCAACCTGGAGGCGCCGCGCTACCGCCTCATCAACATCGACATCCAGAACCCGGACCGGCAGAACTGGACCACGCTGATCCCGCAGCACGAGAAGGACGTCCTGG GCTTCGTCTCCTGTGTGAAccagcgccacctgctggtgaaCTACGTCCACGACGTGAAGGACGTGCTGCAGCTGTTCGAGCTGAGCAGCGGCcgcctgctgcagcagctgccgcTGGACGTGGGAACCATCGCCGGGGTCAGCTGCAAGAAGAAACACTCAGAGTTCTTCTACAAGTTCACCTCCTTCACCACGCCGG GGATCATCTACCACTGTGACCTGAGCCGGCCCGACCCGGAGCCCCGGGTCTTCAGGGAGGTCGAGGTCAAAGGCATCAACCAGGAGGACTTCCTGACCAGCCAG GTTTTCTACCCCAGTAAGGACGGAACCAGCGTTCCCATGTTCCTGGTCCAAGCCCGGGACCTGAAGCGGGACGGAACCAACCCGGTCTTCCTGTACGGCTACGGCGGCTTCGAGAACTCCATCCAGCCGTATTACAA tgtGGCCCACCTGCTGTTCGTGAGACACCTGGGCGGAGTTCTGGCCGTGGCCAACATCCGGGGCGGCGGAGAGTACGGCCTCACCTGGCACAAAG CCGGAACCTTGGAGCGGAAGCAGAACTGCTTTGACGACTTCCAGAGCGCGGCGGAGTTCCTGATCCGGGAGCGGTTCACCTCGGCCGGCCGGATCGCCATCAACGGAGCGTCCAACGGCGGCCTGCTGGTCG CCGCCTGCATGATCCAGCGGCCGCAGCTGTTTGGATGCGTCGTCGCCGAGGTCGGAGTTCTGGACATGTTGAAGTTCCACAAGTTCACCATCGGACACGCCTGGACCAGCGACTACGGCTGCGCAGACGACCCGGAGCAGTTCCAGTGGCTCATCAA GTACTCTCCCCTCCACAACCTGCCGGAGGCGCCGTACTCCGGCCCGCCGTACCCGGCCGTCCTGCTGCTGACGGCGGACCACGACGACCGCGTGGTTCCGCTGCACACGCTGAAGTTCTGCGCGGCGCTGCAGCGCGGCGTGGGCGGCAGCCCGCAGCAGCGCCAGCCGCTCCTGCTGCGCGTCGACACCCGCAGCGGACACGGCGCCGGGAAGCCCACGGCCAAGGCCATCCTGGAGGACACGCACATCTTCGCCTTCATCGCCGAGACGCTGCAGCTCGACTGGAAGGACTGA